From the genome of Lotus japonicus ecotype B-129 chromosome 6, LjGifu_v1.2, one region includes:
- the LOC130725063 gene encoding putative B3 domain-containing protein At1g78640 has protein sequence MACVHLTLGACPCTKSIITCSSNNTVEGDDSRERQHWGYSIELMLCDDPWNIKKKLTESDLGYLSRLLINKDLTENLVLPVLTPEQRVALYQNGTKILIWDMDTQSLHYLVFKFWVSSRSYVFIDNWTKNFVKRRGLKKGDEIKLHWNPYKKCFNFSVQYSS, from the coding sequence ATGGCTTGCGTTCATTTGACACTGGGTGCTTGTCCATGTACCAAGAGCATCATAACCTGTTCCTCCAACAATACGGTTGAGGGTGATGATTCAAGAGAAAGACAACATTGGGGGTACTCCATTGAATTGATGCTTTGTGATGATCCATGGAATATAAAGAAGAAGCTGACAGAGAGTGATCTTGGTTACTTGAGTAGGCTCTTGATTAACAAAGATTTGACTGAGAATTTAGTGCTTCCTGTGTTGACTCCTGAGCAAAGAGTGGCTCTCTACCAAAACGGAACTAAAATCTTGATCTGGGACATGGACACCCAATCCCTACATTACTTGGTTTTCAAGTTTTGGGTTTCTTCAAGAAGTTATGTTTTCATTGACAACTGGACTAAAAATTTTGTGAAAAGAAGGGGCTTGAAGAAAGGGGATGAAATTAAACTTCAttggaatccatacaagaagtgCTTCAATTTTTCTGTTCAATATTCTAGTTAA